The Strix aluco isolate bStrAlu1 chromosome 1, bStrAlu1.hap1, whole genome shotgun sequence genome has a window encoding:
- the LOC141921130 gene encoding acyl-protein thioesterase 1 isoform X1 translates to MCGNNMSAPLPAIVPAARKATAAVIFLHGLGDTGHGWSEALAGIKSPHVKYICPHAPVMPVSLNMNMAMPSWFDIIGLSPDSQEDEVGIKQAAENVKALIDQEVKNGIPSNRIILGGFSQGGALSLYTALTTQQKLAGVVALSCWLPLRASFPQGPISGVNKEIAVLQCHGDCDPLVPLMFGSLTVEKLKSMLNPANVTFRTYSGMMHSSCIEEMMDVKQFIDKHLPPVD, encoded by the exons gtCATTTTTCTTCATGGATTGGGAGATACCGG GCATGGATGGTCAGAAGCACTTGCTGGTATAAAAAGCCCCCATGTAAAATACATTTGCCCACATGC GCCAGTTATGCCAGTTTCTTTGAACATGAACATGGCAATGCCATCATG GTTTGATATCATTGGACTTTCTCCAGATTCACAGGAAGATGAAGTTGGGAtcaagcaggcagcagagaacG TTAAAGCACTGATAGATCAAGAAGTAAAAAATGGAATTCCTTCCAATCGAATTATTCTGGGAGGCTTTTCTCAG GGAGGTGCTTTATCATTGTATACAGCTCTTACAACGCAACAAAAATTAGCAGGTGTAGTAGCCCTCAGCTGTTGGCTTCCTCTACGGGCTTCTTTTCCTCAG GGCCCTATCAGTGGTGTTAACAAGgagattgctgttcttcagtgccATGGGGATTGTGACCCATTGGTTCCTTTAATGTTTGGTTCTCTGACTGTTGAGAAGCTAAAGAGTATGCTAAATCCAGCCAATGTAACCTTCAGGACTTACTCTGGCATGATGCATAGCTCATGCATTGAG GAGATGATGGATGTAAAACAGTTCATAGACAAACATCTACCTCCCGTAGACTGA
- the LOC141921130 gene encoding acyl-protein thioesterase 1 isoform X2, with protein MPVSLNMNMAMPSWFDIIGLSPDSQEDEVGIKQAAENVKALIDQEVKNGIPSNRIILGGFSQGGALSLYTALTTQQKLAGVVALSCWLPLRASFPQGPISGVNKEIAVLQCHGDCDPLVPLMFGSLTVEKLKSMLNPANVTFRTYSGMMHSSCIEEMMDVKQFIDKHLPPVD; from the exons ATGCCAGTTTCTTTGAACATGAACATGGCAATGCCATCATG GTTTGATATCATTGGACTTTCTCCAGATTCACAGGAAGATGAAGTTGGGAtcaagcaggcagcagagaacG TTAAAGCACTGATAGATCAAGAAGTAAAAAATGGAATTCCTTCCAATCGAATTATTCTGGGAGGCTTTTCTCAG GGAGGTGCTTTATCATTGTATACAGCTCTTACAACGCAACAAAAATTAGCAGGTGTAGTAGCCCTCAGCTGTTGGCTTCCTCTACGGGCTTCTTTTCCTCAG GGCCCTATCAGTGGTGTTAACAAGgagattgctgttcttcagtgccATGGGGATTGTGACCCATTGGTTCCTTTAATGTTTGGTTCTCTGACTGTTGAGAAGCTAAAGAGTATGCTAAATCCAGCCAATGTAACCTTCAGGACTTACTCTGGCATGATGCATAGCTCATGCATTGAG GAGATGATGGATGTAAAACAGTTCATAGACAAACATCTACCTCCCGTAGACTGA